Proteins encoded within one genomic window of Methanosarcina barkeri str. Wiesmoor:
- the corA gene encoding magnesium/cobalt transporter CorA codes for MAASGRRGSQIGLAPGALVHVGEKKVEKVVIRVLAYNSETLIERQLEKVEECLEFKDQPDLNLWIDVDGLDRVDIIGKLGSYFNIHPLTLEDILNTRQRPKTEDYDSYIYSVLKMILLDKENKEITIDQVSIIIGSNYVLSFQERDGNVFDQMRERFENPASRLRKSGVDYLAYGLIDTVIDNYFLILEHFGDKIEYLEEGLVLHPRPETLRTIQKYKRDMITLRKSIWPLRELINGLQRVESDLIKETTRIYLRDVYDHTIQVIDTVEDFRDILSSMVDIYLSSISFRMNEVMEVLTVIATIFIPLTFISGVYGMNFKYMPELNWRWGYPTVMFAMILLAVSMFIYFKKRKWV; via the coding sequence ATGGCGGCTTCTGGAAGAAGAGGATCACAAATTGGGCTTGCACCTGGAGCGCTTGTCCATGTAGGAGAAAAGAAGGTAGAAAAGGTAGTAATCCGGGTCCTGGCCTATAACAGTGAAACGCTTATAGAAAGACAACTGGAGAAGGTTGAAGAGTGTCTGGAATTTAAAGACCAGCCCGATCTCAATTTATGGATAGATGTGGATGGGCTGGATAGGGTAGATATCATAGGAAAGCTCGGAAGCTATTTCAATATCCATCCTCTTACCCTTGAAGACATACTCAATACACGACAGCGGCCCAAGACTGAAGATTACGACTCATATATTTATTCGGTTTTAAAAATGATTCTCCTTGATAAGGAAAATAAAGAGATCACTATAGACCAGGTAAGCATTATCATTGGCTCTAATTATGTCCTCTCTTTTCAGGAAAGGGATGGGAACGTTTTTGACCAGATGCGGGAAAGGTTTGAAAATCCGGCGTCTCGCCTGCGGAAAAGCGGGGTGGATTATCTTGCCTACGGCCTGATTGATACTGTTATCGATAACTATTTTTTAATCCTTGAGCATTTTGGTGATAAAATCGAATACCTTGAAGAAGGGCTGGTATTACATCCAAGGCCTGAGACCCTTAGAACTATTCAAAAGTATAAAAGGGATATGATTACCCTTCGTAAATCTATCTGGCCTCTTCGGGAGCTAATAAATGGTTTGCAGAGGGTTGAGTCCGATCTTATTAAAGAGACTACTCGAATTTACCTTAGAGATGTTTATGACCATACCATTCAGGTAATAGATACCGTCGAAGATTTCCGGGATATTTTATCTTCAATGGTTGATATCTATCTCTCCAGCATAAGCTTCAGGATGAACGAAGTTATGGAGGTCCTGACGGTTATAGCAACAATTTTCATTCCCCTTACTTTCATATCAGGCGTTTACGGAATGAATTTCAAATACATGCCTGAACTCAACTGGCGCTGGGGCTATCCGACAGTAATGTTTGCAATGATCCTTCTAGCAGTCAGCATGTTTATCTATTTTAAGAAAAGGAAATGGGTTTGA
- a CDS encoding M3 family oligoendopeptidase, whose translation MKLKNDAGSEYTSEVLDSSKVPTEWNDAYLFSSREEASKELERLKNGTQEINETFRPKFEKLSGPVVLEYLETEKAYSKSIDVLYTYAYTQLSKNVNESFLISLLGNVQDLLTEYKKATAFATVKLTSLGRDEWDRFFSEEPGLEAYRAYLEANYMRFIEHRPRDEAQAAYLAELENQRMKLETEALSEITNKVTKAGEITLENGEKFSVNSQSYGTLLSTDPSRKNRKNCYDKRFYHLINESDSMASLYSKKAQLDDLVARELNYTDFYDYSLYNLYLTHAQVEEMNTVFKQEKEVFEAYNEFRKKKLELDVLKPYDLILQLTNQPGKKYAYVDALQEIQKSYSRMDPNFKEIFLKMVTGGFIDVYPDPEHGKQPGGYCTDSCALKAPPLIFMNYDGLIRDQKTLTHEMGHAINFYLMGNSVDYLYCTGTIYEMEIPSTFNEELFVDYVVENSDRDTAVAVLSQQIDDYQNFFTRQPLITEFEYKAHRLCAEKETVSGAELNAIWTDLSKEYRSRSVDYYPEDSAEWTYINHIYLTSNYYTFNYAVSKAITLALFKQYREDPDAFNKKYIAYLSAGSTMPPEEKLKEYFGIKIDRQLFEDAMDVVELRIQELYKLAREREF comes from the coding sequence ATGAAACTGAAAAATGACGCAGGAAGTGAATATACTTCCGAAGTGCTTGATTCCAGTAAGGTTCCAACAGAATGGAACGATGCATATCTTTTCAGCAGCAGAGAAGAGGCTTCAAAAGAGCTTGAGAGACTAAAAAATGGGACACAGGAAATAAACGAAACTTTCCGCCCGAAATTTGAAAAATTGTCCGGGCCTGTTGTGCTTGAGTATCTGGAAACCGAAAAGGCTTATTCAAAATCGATTGATGTCCTGTATACTTATGCATATACTCAGCTCAGTAAAAATGTGAATGAATCATTTCTTATTTCTCTGCTTGGAAATGTTCAGGACCTGCTTACTGAATATAAGAAAGCCACAGCCTTTGCAACCGTAAAATTGACCTCGCTCGGGAGGGATGAATGGGACAGGTTCTTTTCCGAAGAACCCGGACTTGAGGCTTACAGGGCCTATCTTGAAGCTAATTATATGAGATTTATAGAGCACAGGCCAAGGGATGAGGCCCAGGCTGCGTATCTTGCAGAGCTTGAAAACCAGCGCATGAAACTGGAAACTGAAGCGCTTTCCGAAATCACGAATAAGGTTACAAAGGCGGGAGAAATCACGCTTGAGAACGGAGAGAAGTTTTCTGTCAATTCCCAGTCCTACGGTACTTTACTATCAACAGACCCAAGCCGGAAAAACAGGAAAAACTGTTATGATAAGAGGTTCTACCACCTGATTAACGAATCCGATTCCATGGCGTCCCTCTATTCCAAAAAAGCCCAGCTTGATGACCTTGTTGCCAGAGAGTTGAATTATACGGATTTCTATGACTACAGCCTGTATAACCTCTATCTTACCCATGCTCAGGTTGAGGAAATGAATACCGTTTTCAAGCAGGAGAAAGAGGTTTTTGAGGCCTACAATGAGTTCAGAAAGAAAAAGCTCGAGCTTGATGTGCTCAAACCATATGACCTTATTCTGCAGCTGACGAACCAGCCTGGAAAGAAATATGCTTACGTAGATGCTCTGCAAGAGATTCAGAAATCCTATTCCAGGATGGACCCCAACTTCAAAGAAATCTTTCTAAAAATGGTCACTGGCGGTTTCATAGACGTATACCCTGATCCTGAGCATGGAAAACAGCCAGGAGGTTATTGCACCGATTCATGTGCCCTGAAAGCTCCGCCTCTGATCTTTATGAACTATGACGGCCTTATCAGGGACCAGAAAACTTTAACCCACGAGATGGGACATGCCATTAATTTCTACCTCATGGGCAATTCCGTAGACTATCTTTACTGCACAGGTACGATCTATGAAATGGAAATTCCTTCCACTTTCAATGAAGAGCTGTTTGTTGATTACGTTGTCGAAAACTCAGATAGAGATACCGCAGTTGCCGTACTCTCTCAGCAGATCGATGATTACCAGAACTTCTTTACCAGGCAGCCCTTGATTACGGAATTCGAATATAAAGCACACCGGCTCTGTGCAGAAAAAGAAACGGTAAGCGGAGCAGAACTTAATGCTATCTGGACCGACCTTTCTAAAGAATACAGGAGCCGCTCAGTTGATTATTACCCTGAAGATTCCGCGGAATGGACGTATATCAACCATATCTATCTGACAAGCAACTATTATACCTTCAACTACGCGGTTTCAAAGGCAATAACTCTCGCTCTCTTCAAACAGTACAGGGAAGATCCAGACGCTTTTAACAAAAAATATATCGCGTATCTCTCGGCAGGCTCGACAATGCCTCCTGAAGAAAAACTCAAGGAATACTTCGGGATCAAAATCGACAGGCAGCTCTTTGAAGATGCGATGGATGTTGTTGAGTTGAGGATTCAGGAATTGTATAAACTGGCAAGGGAAAGAGAATTCTGA
- a CDS encoding DUF432 domain-containing protein codes for MYGRYNPPFSVEQEGIAISVENTGEQWIYRRTLGTEDVEKIILGDEKCLIINPVEPLNTPKEITPNLLIEFEKTLLLAGGAKKKIFLTFPIEIGVFIADKGEKNLQLLDVLSLVRQKFTLYGEVSNGVVCKHWKSQIYSISPSPNPLQEGIIELTLRNSSSDWASISKVVFSAYGMKLYYAGDVFMRARMDIFNRNTAETGFELQRLSGELKSSPLKDFKSRKEAFGVYSLQKLGFVPLKFYMGWGF; via the coding sequence ATGTACGGCCGTTATAATCCCCCTTTTTCAGTTGAACAGGAAGGAATTGCCATTTCCGTGGAAAACACCGGAGAGCAGTGGATATACAGAAGGACACTTGGAACGGAAGATGTAGAGAAAATTATTCTTGGAGATGAAAAGTGCCTGATTATAAATCCGGTAGAGCCCTTAAACACTCCTAAAGAAATTACTCCAAACCTGCTCATAGAGTTTGAGAAAACTCTGCTGCTTGCAGGAGGAGCTAAAAAAAAGATTTTCCTGACTTTTCCTATAGAGATAGGTGTTTTTATCGCGGACAAAGGAGAAAAAAATCTTCAACTTCTCGATGTGCTGAGCCTGGTGAGGCAGAAGTTTACCCTTTATGGAGAGGTTTCAAACGGAGTCGTCTGTAAGCACTGGAAAAGCCAGATATATTCAATTTCTCCTTCCCCTAACCCTTTACAGGAAGGGATTATTGAACTGACTCTTCGAAATTCTTCCTCGGATTGGGCTTCGATCTCAAAAGTAGTTTTCAGTGCATATGGCATGAAACTTTACTATGCTGGTGATGTTTTTATGCGAGCACGTATGGACATCTTCAACAGAAACACGGCTGAAACAGGTTTTGAGCTGCAGCGTCTTAGTGGGGAGCTAAAGAGCAGTCCTCTGAAAGACTTTAAATCCAGGAAAGAAGCTTTTGGGGTCTATAGTCTTCAGAAGCTTGGTTTTGTACCCCTTAAATTTTACATGGGGTGGGGATTTTGA
- a CDS encoding mechanosensitive ion channel family protein — protein sequence MDLDFLDNSLPIFDGTVTLGSVLKFILILSFSTFLAKILSLYLRRCLKDRVSKDAGETIIKILYYGMLTIVFFSNLRLIGINPSGFLLAGGVAGIVLGFASQNIVGNLVSGFFLMVERPIKIGDQVQISDVSGYVIDIRIISTLIRTYDGLLVRIPNQQVFTTNITNIVGHPVRRFEHTIRIRYSDDANAAIFLIKDLIEKEPFALLNPSPSVFVNELGDSSVNITVRIWAPVNEWFGIKTRILWDIKQILEENGIEIPLPQSVVHIQADSKKVPEELVAVPEKEIESVLNYEERVLA from the coding sequence ATGGATCTTGATTTCCTTGACAACAGCCTGCCTATTTTCGATGGTACCGTAACTCTGGGGTCTGTGCTAAAGTTTATACTTATTCTTTCTTTTTCAACCTTCCTTGCCAAAATTCTCTCACTTTATCTGCGCAGGTGTCTCAAAGATAGGGTCAGTAAGGATGCAGGTGAGACTATCATCAAAATCCTTTACTATGGCATGCTTACGATTGTGTTTTTTTCTAATTTACGTCTGATAGGAATTAATCCTTCAGGGTTTTTGCTGGCAGGTGGAGTAGCAGGTATTGTCCTTGGTTTTGCAAGCCAAAACATTGTGGGAAATCTGGTTTCGGGTTTTTTCCTTATGGTCGAAAGGCCCATTAAAATAGGAGACCAGGTCCAAATCAGCGATGTATCGGGTTATGTCATAGATATCCGAATAATCTCCACCCTTATACGGACTTATGATGGGCTCCTTGTTCGCATCCCTAACCAGCAGGTCTTTACAACAAATATCACAAATATTGTAGGGCATCCTGTCCGAAGGTTTGAACACACAATCAGAATCCGCTATAGTGACGATGCCAATGCCGCAATCTTTCTTATCAAAGACCTTATCGAAAAAGAGCCGTTTGCTCTCCTTAACCCTTCTCCTTCGGTTTTTGTAAACGAGCTTGGAGACAGTTCGGTAAATATTACTGTAAGGATCTGGGCGCCTGTGAACGAATGGTTCGGGATAAAAACCAGAATTCTATGGGATATAAAACAGATTCTTGAAGAAAATGGCATAGAGATTCCTTTACCGCAGAGCGTAGTTCACATTCAGGCTGATTCGAAAAAAGTTCCTGAAGAACTGGTTGCGGTACCAGAAAAAGAAATAGAGAGTGTACTGAATTACGAAGAAAGAGTTTTAGCCTGA